A single Elephas maximus indicus isolate mEleMax1 chromosome 2, mEleMax1 primary haplotype, whole genome shotgun sequence DNA region contains:
- the GPX8 gene encoding probable glutathione peroxidase 8 isoform X1, translating into MEPLTAYPLKCSGPKAKVFAVFLSMVLCTVLLFLLQLKFLKPRINSFYTFEVKDAKGRAVSLEKFKGKVSLVVNVASDCKLTDRNYLALQELHKEFGPFHFSVLAFPCNQFGDSEPRPSKEVESFARSNYGVTFPIFHKIKILGSEAEPAFRFLVDSSKKEPRWNFWKYLVNPEGQVVKFWRPEEPIEAIRPDIAALVRQMIIKKKEDL; encoded by the exons ATGGAGCCTCTTACGGCATATCCTTTAAAATGTTCGGGCCCCAAAGCAAAGGTATTTGCAGTCTTTTTGTCTATGGTTCTGTGCACAGTATTGCTATTTCTTCTACAACTAAAATTCCTAAAACCTAGAATCAACAGCTTTTATACTTTTGAAGTGAAGGATGCAAAAGGAAGAGCCGTTTCTCTGGAAAAGTTTAAAGGAAAA GTTTCACTAGTTGTAAACGTGGCTAGTGACTGCAAACTCACAGACAGAAATTACTTAGCACTGCAGGAACTGCACAAAGAATTTGGACCGTTCCACTTCAGCGTCTTGGCTTTTCCGTGCAATCAGTTTGGAGACTCGGAACCACGCCCAAGCAAGGAAGTAGAATCTTTTGCAAGAAGTAACTACGGAGTAACATTCCCCATCTTCCACAAGATTAAGATTCTAGGATCTGAAGCAGAACCTGCATTTAGATTTCTTGTTG ATTCTTCAAAGAAGGAACCAAGGTGGAATTTTTGGAAGTATCTGGTCAACCCAGAGGGCCAAGTTGtgaagttctggaggccagaggaGCCCATTGAAGCCATCAGGCCTGACATAGCAGCTCTGGTTAGACAAATGATCATAAAAAAGAAGGAGGATCTATGA
- the GPX8 gene encoding probable glutathione peroxidase 8 isoform X2, whose amino-acid sequence MEPLTAYPLKCSGPKAKVFAVFLSMVLCTVLLFLLQLKFLKPRINSFYTFEVKDAKGRAVSLEKFKGKILQRRNQGGIFGSIWSTQRAKL is encoded by the exons ATGGAGCCTCTTACGGCATATCCTTTAAAATGTTCGGGCCCCAAAGCAAAGGTATTTGCAGTCTTTTTGTCTATGGTTCTGTGCACAGTATTGCTATTTCTTCTACAACTAAAATTCCTAAAACCTAGAATCAACAGCTTTTATACTTTTGAAGTGAAGGATGCAAAAGGAAGAGCCGTTTCTCTGGAAAAGTTTAAAGGAAAA ATTCTTCAAAGAAGGAACCAAGGTGGAATTTTTGGAAGTATCTGGTCAACCCAGAGGGCCAAGTTGtga